A portion of the Solea senegalensis isolate Sse05_10M linkage group LG17, IFAPA_SoseM_1, whole genome shotgun sequence genome contains these proteins:
- the senp6a gene encoding sentrin-specific protease 6: MAHNRSFFFEGLDRSESRRDGGYKHNWSFSLSGDSEEEKRHEAGVVSMEEMSRPQSTSPEEKKSPSLRHFTSSDSIRTYENRSNHLMRPLNKPGPRKLSDVPLSVATSSPMPNRTNYFIISPASSPGIVLQGRHFQHAQMPSAARKPAQRNDFPTTQQAVEMDSIVLTCPEVPEDEDLNIKRRVHQKRKPLDGCCSFPSQVKASEPLRPANFHSVCVKCNKPSTGATKCHSCGSGAAPPAALLPCQQAALSSPTPRPPIRSQPSPGPNSPQQNFYKPATTTRTSLTSARGTLLPLSNGRTPLSAGTSSCCGARNPTKGKRATTASQQHELNDPIVLSSDDEDDADNASTGSVNRLDNVSPRPADSAHSSPAPSGGRVEAAEKSAGDGEDMNTEFFEDVNMKITLPRRARMKDQFGNQPPEQFSPRTKKPKVSSDKCDNIILQCRSVRVGTLRRVVTKPVIFTTTNVQLETEVSDSESNAKTMENVSLRASELISCEWCNVRKLPVLFFQTTPLECERLRTQLSMSREKGSDWYDCTSHESDEKYIVLIFENGLAMQEQMILEDILNEIGRANNLVGFPAKLPFEEANMRLVNYNKASKQKEDKVKPTQTPPKNVTQVTQVTQVTQVTMPVRTRMSTRQQTSTYFEDEDDDMTDLQPTFSGPIIKLMVYPPPPAKGGISVTNEDLHCLNDGEFLNDVIIDFYLKYLVLEKLKKDDAQRIHVFSSFFYKRLNQRERRNVPETTNLPMQKRKHNRVKTWTRHVDLFQKDFIFVPINESAHWYLAVICFPGLEGPVFEQNPMSRDPSAASSSLVHRPSSEENIPEHCRPLSPDGDGLDVSPEQPSPGAADAPGEGRLCGDLANDGFTDGRQEPSRTSTAAGSAQADGEQQYTSELHRISVCYGSNKEDDTYTFSDDQSSCQDECSEDETLAEDTLSADASTLASKPNLCKQPCILIMDSLRGPARSTVVKTLREYLEVEWEVRKGSQRSFGKDVMKGSSPRVPQQDNFSDCGVYVLQYVESFFENPLPSFQLPVNLSDWFPQQRMKTKRDEIKELILDIQQQQDVEREELAPLEAPPTSPEEPEIEETCSLTTSRQPNLAVSR; encoded by the exons ATGGCCCACAACAGAAGCTTTTTCTTCGAAG GCCTGGACAGatcagagagcaggagagatgGAGGCTACAAACACAACTGGAGCTTTTCTCTGTCTGGTGAcagtgaagaggagaagagacatGA AGCCGGCGTGGTGAGCATGGAGGAGATGAGCAGGCCACAGTCGACCTCCCCTGAggagaaaaag TCTCCCTCCCTCAGACACTTCACGTCCTCCGATTCAATCAGAACGTACGAGAACCGCTCAAATCATCTCATGAGGCCTCTGAACAAACCGGGACCCAGGAAACTCAG CGACGTCCCTCTGTCGGTAGCGACGTCCTCGCCGATGCCCAACAGAACCAACTATTTCATCATCAGTCCCGCGTCTTCGCCGGGAATCGTCTTACAGGGTCGACACTTCCAGCACGCACAGATGCCGTCTGCCGCCAGGAAACCGGCTCAGAG AAACGACTTCCCCACAACACAACAGGCTGTAGAGATGGACAGCATCGTCCTCACCTGTCCAGAGGTTCCAG AGGACGAGGATCTGAACATCAAACGTCGCGTGCATCAGAAAAGGAAACCGCTGGACGGCTGCTGTTCTTTCCCCTCACAGGTCAAAGCATCAGAG CCTCTGCGGCCGGCAAACTTCCACTCGGTGTGTGTGAAGTGCAACAAGCCGAGCACCGGCGCCACCAAGTGTCACAGCTGCGGGAGCGGCGCGGCACCGCCGGCAGCGCTGCTGCCCTGCCAGCAGGCGGCACTCTCCTCCCCGACCCCTCGACCCCCCATCAGGTCGCAGCCGTCCCCCGGACCAAACAGCCCGCAGCAGAACTTCTACAAGCCGGCCACGACCACGAGGACGTCGCTCACGAGCGCCAGGGGAACTCTGCTGCCGCTGAGCAACGGCAGGACGCCGCTGTCGGCCGGGACGTCGAGCTGCTGCGGAGCCAGAAACCCGACCAAAGGCAAGAGAGCGACCACCGCGAGCCAGCAGCACGAACTCAACGACCCCA TCGTCCTGTCCAGCGATGACGAGGACGACGCCGACAACGCCAGCACAGGAAGTGTCAACAGGCTGGACAACGTCTCCCCTCGGCCGGCAGACTCGGCGCACTCTTCGCCGGCGCCCTCCGGTGGCAGAGTGGAGGCGGCGGAGAAGAGCGCGGGCGATGGCGAGGACATGAACACGGAGTTCTTTGAAGACGTCAACATGAAGATCACGCTGCCGCGGCGGGCTCGCATGAAAGACCAG tTTGGAAATCAACCACCCGAGCAGTTTTCTCCGCGGACAAAGAAGCCAAAAGTGTCGTCTGACAAGTGCGACAACATCATACTGCAGTGTCGGAGCGTCAGGGTGGGAACTCTGCGCAGGGTGGTGACCAAACCCGTCATC TTTACCACCACCAACGTCCAGCTGGAAACAGAAG TGTCGGATTCGGAGTCGAACGCCAAGACCATGGAGAACGTCAGCCTCCGAGCGTCAGAGCTGATCAGCTGCGAGTGGTGCAACGTGCGGAAGCTGCCCGTGTTGTTCTTCCAGACGACGCCGCTGGAGTGTGAGCGTCTGCGCACGCAGCTGAGCATGAGCAGGGAGAAGGGAAGCGATTGGTACGACTGCACCAGCCACG aGTCGGATGAGAAGTACATCGTGTTGATCTTCGAGAACGGGCTGGCGATGCAGGAGCAGATGATCCTGGAGGACATCCTGAACGAGATCGGCCGCGCCAACAACCTCGTCGGCTTCCCTGCCAAGCTGCCGTTCGAGGAGGCCAACATGCGCCTGGTCAACTACAACAAGGCCAGCAAGCAGAAGGAGGACAAG GTGAAGCCGACGCAAACTCCTCCCAAAAACGTCACACAGGTCACGCAGGTCACACAGGTCACGCAGGTCACGATGCCCGTCCGCACGCGGATGTCCACTCGCCAACAGACCAGCACGTACTTTGAAGACGAGGACGACGACATGACCGACCTGCAGCCCACTTTCTCCGGACCAATCATCAA GTTAATGGtgtatcctcctcctccagccaaAGGTGGCATCTCTGTCACGAATGAAGACCTCCACTGCCTTAACGATGGAGAATTCCTCAACGACGTCATcatagatttttatttaaa ATATTTAGTTTTAGAGAAGTTGAAAAAAGACGACGCACAAAGAATCCACGTGTTCAGCTCCTTCTTTTACAAGAGGCTGAACCAGCGGGAGAGGAGGAACGTTCCTGAAACCACAAACCTGCC AATGCAGAAGAGGAAGCACAACAGGGTGAAGACGTGGACTCGACACGTGGATCTGTTCCAGAaggactttatttttgttcccATCAACGAGTC AGCTCACTGGTACCTCGCCGTCATCTGTTTCCCGGGCCTCGAGGGTCCAGTGTTCGAGCAGAACCCAATGTCCCGGGACCCGTCTGCGGCGTCCAGCTCGCTTGTGCATCGTCCCTCATCGGAGGAGAACATCCCGGAACACTGTCGTCCTCTGTCGCCGGACGGAGACGGGCTGGACGTGTCCCCGGAGCAGCCGTCGCCCGGCGCCGCTGACGCGCCTGGAGAAGGTCGCCTCTGTGGTGACCTCGCCAACGACGGCTTCACAGACGGGAGACAAGAACCTTCCAGAACTTCCACGGCGGCCGGCAGCGCCCAAGCTGACGGCGAACAACAATACACAA gtgaGTTGCACAGAATCAGCGTCTGTTACGGTTCAAACAAAGAAGACGACACCTACACCTTCTCCGACGACCAAAGCTCGTGTCag gacgAGTGCAGTGAAGATGAGACTCTGGCTGAAGACACGCTCAGCGCCGACGCCTCCACTTTGGCCTCAAAACCAAACCTGTGCAAACA GCCTTGCATTCTCATCATGGACTCGCTGCGTGGTCCGGCTCGCTCCACTGTGGTGAAAACTCTCAGAGA GTACCTGGAGGTGGAGTGGGAGGTGCGTAAAGGGAGTCAGCGGAGTTTTGGGAAGGACGTGATGAAGGGTTCAAGTCCCCGTGTGCCTCAGCAGGATAatttcagtgactgtggagTTTACGTCCTGCAGTATGTGGAGAGTTTCTTTGAG AATCCCCTCCCCAGTTTCCAGCTGCCGGTGAACCTGAGCGACTGGTTTCCTCAGCAGAGGATGAAGACGAAGCGTGACGAGATCAAAGAGCTCATCCTCgacatccagcagcagcaggacgtGGAGAGGGAAGAGCTGGCGCCGCTGGAGGCTCCGCCCACCTCGCCGGAGGAGCCCGAGATCGAGGAGACCTGTAGCCTGACCACGAGTCGGCAGCCGAATTTAGCCGTGAGCCGCTGA